TGAACAGGGATCCCAAATAGATACGTACTTATCTTCCGAAATACACAACAGTGAAATTATATTCACACTTTCGGCAGAAACAGCTTCGGAAGTGAAAGAGTGGTCGGATAAAGTGAAACAAGCCGGAGGTACTGTTTTTAATGAAATGACGAGAGATCATTCCAATTATTATGGATTCACCTTTGCAGATCCTGATGGTCACAGGTTTAATATACTCTTAATGGAGCCGGGAATGTGATGGAAACAGCTGACTTCCTGTTTATGTTGAAGTTTTTCTTTGTCTTAAATATCTGTAGCAAAGAAAAATGATCAGGGTAATAATACCTCCAAATATAATATCCCCAATTAGTGCATAGGCAGAAAATTGAGTTGACTCACCAATCATTCCTGTGGATAAGGACATTACATATACCGATTTTTCATAGATCGTTAAAGGAAATCCAAATGACAGACTGCCATCATTATGGGTATCATCGTGGTAGCTAAGCAGGCATATACCAACAAAGACCAGTAATGTGCTGATACTATATTTTATGATGTTGTTTAGTCTTCTCATCTGTGATTATTAACCCTACCTTTTAAAATTACCAAAAGGGACTATGATCTGCAGATTTTTTATACAATATTCTTAAGGTAGCCTGCAAGATCTGTCTCTGCATTCAGATTAAACTTTTGTTTGAGACGATATTTGGTCATACGTACGCTTTTGGGTTCTACATTGAGCAGATGGGCAATTTGCTTGGTCTCCATACCGAGATAAAAATAAGCGCAATACTTTAAATCAAGGTTTGTCAGTTTCTGCCGGGCACTGTCATTGAGATTCTTAAAGAAATCGGGATGTAGCTCCTGTATACGGAACCGGGCTTTCTCAAACTCGTTGTCCATACGATACTCTTCTTTTACTACCTGCCGGATATTAATGTTTTTATCGGATAATTTGCTTTCCAGCTGTTGAAGAACTTCGTTTTTATGCTGCAAATGGAGTTGGTTTGCGAGCACTTCACGCTGTAGTTGTTCTTGTTTCAGTGTAAGCAGCTCCTGTTCAGCTTTTAGCCTGGCTTTCTCTTCTTGTTCCAGTTTATACTGAATTTCTGCTTCATGTTTTTCAGTGGTCAGTTTTTTCTCACTTTCTAAGGAAAGACGTAGCTTAAAATGATATGACCGAAACATGAAGAATGCACCAGCCAGACCGATAATTCCTAATCCTATATACAGGAGTTTTTCACGCTTCAGGCTGGCCGCCTTTTCTGTCAGAGCTTGAAATTCAGCTTCCCTTTTTTGAGTCTGATACTGTGCTTCCAGTTTTTTTGCGGTGGCAGCCTGGTTTTCATTATACAACAGGCTGTTGTATTCTGTAGTTTTGGTCTGGTATTCATATGCTTTCTGAAAATTTCGCTGATTCGCATACAATTTTGCCAGATCACTTACAATACTCAGCAGTGTATAATAATAAATGGGGTTTTGAGTCATGGCTACGGCTTCAGCCTTAAGTAAGTACTGTTCAGACAGCAGAATATTATTATCCTTCATGGCCAGGTTGCTCAAAATACCAAGTGCACCCGTCTGAACGGGTTGACTGTTGGATATATTTCGTGTAAGACGTAGTATTTCATTTGAGACACTTTCAATTTCCTTTCGTACTGCGGGTTTGATTACCGGATACATCAAATTATAATTTGCCAGATTCAGTAAAGATAACGCATAGGTGTATTCTGAAATATGTCCCGGAAAACGGTGGTACAGTGCTACGGCCTTTTGACACATCTCCACCACAGCATCCAGATCTTTGATATTCCCGGTTTTCTCATATTTATATGCATAGCATACCGCTAATGCAGAGTATGCAGAGCTCAGCATATTTTTATTTCCGGATATTTCAGAAAACGTTATTGCTTTTTTAGCATACAGAGTTGCATTTTCAGCATCATTCCATTCCGAATAGATGCCATAAAGGATATAGTTGAGTTTCGCTTTTAGCAACACTTC
The Sphingobacterium spiritivorum genome window above contains:
- a CDS encoding VOC family protein, which gives rise to MKAKKIWANFSVKDVNRTREFYTYLGFTPNKISNNPQLVSFLFGDKDFVIHFFEQGSQIDTYLSSEIHNSEIIFTLSAETASEVKEWSDKVKQAGGTVFNEMTRDHSNYYGFTFADPDGHRFNILLMEPGM
- a CDS encoding LuxR C-terminal-related transcriptional regulator, which gives rise to MKINSCFLFIILFCIATYCDAQNSLIDSLQNRLKNRAVSATEKFRIYNELTELYRINDKYSLAETTLQQQLLLAKNVDNYTEQVKALVQRGVIILNKSEYDTFQTNLEATDKAAKKAANKIAQWYASYLRIYYYNTLGEYENAIKLAQTILPELEKQPDEVLLKAKLNYILYGIYSEWNDAENATLYAKKAITFSEISGNKNMLSSAYSALAVCYAYKYEKTGNIKDLDAVVEMCQKAVALYHRFPGHISEYTYALSLLNLANYNLMYPVIKPAVRKEIESVSNEILRLTRNISNSQPVQTGALGILSNLAMKDNNILLSEQYLLKAEAVAMTQNPIYYYTLLSIVSDLAKLYANQRNFQKAYEYQTKTTEYNSLLYNENQAATAKKLEAQYQTQKREAEFQALTEKAASLKREKLLYIGLGIIGLAGAFFMFRSYHFKLRLSLESEKKLTTEKHEAEIQYKLEQEEKARLKAEQELLTLKQEQLQREVLANQLHLQHKNEVLQQLESKLSDKNINIRQVVKEEYRMDNEFEKARFRIQELHPDFFKNLNDSARQKLTNLDLKYCAYFYLGMETKQIAHLLNVEPKSVRMTKYRLKQKFNLNAETDLAGYLKNIV